The Canis lupus baileyi chromosome 5, mCanLup2.hap1, whole genome shotgun sequence region TTATAAGGACAACCATATCTTTTCTTACCTATCAATTATTTTGGGGGTAAAGTGATAATGATAATATATAGGGAAGTAAAACACAGGATAAAACTAAAAGCTATGAGATTTGTAACGTTTATAAGTTAGAAGAAAAGCGAGTGTAATAACCATACATATCAAGCTGATATTTCAAGCATTTTCACATTACAATTTCTGCCATAACCTACTACTttcatttgtgtcattttctACATATCATTTCATTTGGTCTTCAGTTTTACTAAGGAACACAGGACAGAAGTTATGACCAttttatgaaaatggaaatgaaaaccatgATGATGCCAATAAACATCTTCAGCAAGTTACCTCTGCTCTTTGAGAAGTAAAAATCATTTGATTTAGATGGATAAAGTTCAAGTTCAAATAAAACGACCTGCCAGATTTTAAATAtagtagatatttaaaatattaaaatccttGTAAGATGGGAAGAATGAGATCTGTCCTGACACAGAATTTTCTTCTAACCCACTCCTTATTTGGAGCTCATTTAGTAACCACTACTGCAGTTTTGCACCCGAGACGCGGGGTGCCGCTGTTGCCTAGTACTGAGCGAAGTATCAGCTTCTCCCGACGCAAAGGAATCGCCTGCCTACCCCGGAATGGCGGTAACTGGGCACTCTCCGATTCTCTCCCGCTGACCTATCTGTTAAACAATCTGCCTGCCAAGACAAATCTAGGAGTTGCTCCTGCTCAAAGAATTCTTGGGATCCTTTGGCAATCGTAGGTCTTTGGCAAAGTCGCACAAAACAGGATGGGAGACCGTTTGGGACAGAAGGACTCCGCCGGGTGGAGACGAATGGCGTTTCTCTTTTGGCTGGTTTTGTTCAGCCCAGTGATACCGGAGCAGATCCGGTACACTATTCCAGAGGAGCTGGCCATGGGCTCTCTGGTGGGGAACCTCGCCAAGGATCTGGGGCTTGGCGTGCAAGATTTGCGTACTCGAAACCTGAGGATTAGTGCACAGAAGAAATTCTTTACAGTAAGTACTGAAAATGGGGACTTACTTGTGAGTCACCGTATAGACAGGGAGCAAATTTGTGGCAAGAAGTCAACATGTGTTCTAGAATTTGAAATGGTCGCTGAAAAGCCTTTGAACTTTTTTCATATAAGTGTGGTAATTCAGGATGTCAATGACAACCCACCAACCTTTAGCCAAAGTATCACTGAACTGGAAATTAGTGAACTGGCCCTAACTGGAGCCACTTTTGCACTGGAATCCGCACAAGATTCAGATGTAGGTGTCAATTCCCTGCAGCAGTACTACCTCAACCCCAACCCACACTTCTCTTTGATTCAGAAGGAGAACCCAGATGGCAGTAGGTATCCAGAACTGGTAGTGAAGACTCCCCTGGACAGGGAAGAGCAGTCCTgccaccacctggtcctcaccgcTGTGGATGAAGGGGACCCAGCCAGAAGCTGCACTACCCAGATAAGGGTGGTTGTGGCAGATGCAAATGATAACCCACCAGTGTTCACCCAGGATGTGTACAGGGTCAGTGTTCTAGAGAACCTGCCCGTGGGCTCCTCTGTACTGAGTGTGATGGCCACTGACTTGGATGAGGGGGTCAATGCTGAGATCACCTATGCTTTCATCAACATTGGTAATGTAGTGAGACAGCTGTTCAGACTGGACAGTAAAACAGGGGAACTCACCACTGGGGGAGGACTGgactttgaagagagagagagctacaCAATTGGGGTGGAAGCAAAGGATGGTGGACGTCACACAGCACACTGTAAAATTCAAATAGATATTCTGGATGAAAATGACAATGCACCTGATGTAATCCTGGATTCTGAATCTAAACATATTCAAGAAGATACTGAGCTGGGGACGGTTGTTGCCCTGATAAAAACACGTGACCTAGATTCAGGATTTAATGGGGAAGTTTTCTGCCAACTAAAAGGAAAGTTCCCATTTAAAATAGTTCAAGatacaaaaaatacatacaagTTGGTCACAGATGGAGCCTTAGATAGAGAACAGACTCCAGAATATAACGTAACTATCACTGTAACCGACAGGGGAAAGCCGCCCCTCTCTTCTAGTATAAGCATCACTCTGCACATTGCGGATGTCAACGACAACGCGCCAGTTTTCCAGCAGGCCTCCTACGTGGTCCACGTGGCCGAAAACAACCCTCCTGCAGCCTCCATCGCCCAAGTCAGCGCCTCCGACCCCGACCTGGGGCCCAACGGCCGCGTCTCCTACTCCATCGTGGCCAGCGACCTGGAGCCACGGGCGCTGGCGTCCTACGTGTCGGTGAGCGCGCAGAGCGGCGTGGTGTTCGCGCAGCGCGCCTTCGACCACGAGCAGCTGCGCGCCTTCGAGCTGACCCTGCAGGCCCGCGACCAGGGCTCGCCCGCGCTCAGCGCCAACGTGAGCCTGCGCGTGTTGGTGGGCGACCGCAACGACAACGCGCCGCGGGTGCTGTACCCGGCGCTGGGGCCCGACGGCTCGGCGCTCTTCGACACGGTGCCGCGCGCCGCGCAGCCCGGCTACCTGGTCACCAAGGTGGTGGCGGTGGACGCCGACTCGGGACACAATGCCTGGCTGTCATACCACGTGCTGCAGGCCAGCGAGCCGGGACTCTTCAGCCTGGGGCTGCGCACGGGCGAGGTGCGCACGGCGCGTGCTTTGGGCGACAGGGACGCGGCCCGCCAGCGCCTGCTGGTCGCTGTGCGGGATGGGGGACAGCCGCCCCTCTCGGCCACAGCCACGCTGCTCCTGGTTTTCGCTGACAGCTTGCAGGAGGCGCTGCCAGACGTCAGCGAGCGCCAGGCGCCCGCTGATCCCCAGGCTGAGCTGCAGTTCTACCTGGTGGTGGCTTTGGCCTTGATCTCCGTGCTCTTCCTCCTCGCGGTGATTCTGGCGGTTGCCCTGCGCCTGCGACGCTCCTCCAGCTCCACCACCTGGGGCTGCTTTCAGACCAATGTTTGCTCCAAGACTGAATCTGGAGTTATCTCCAGTTACAGCGAAGGGACTTTGCCTTATTCTTACAATCTTTGTGCTGCCTCACATTCCTCAAAGACTGACTTTAAATTTCTCAATATAAAGCCTGAAAATGTTCCACCACAAGATCTTCTCTGTAATGAAGCCTCTTGGTTTGAAAGTACCAGCATTGTAGATTCCCAGATGACTTCTAATTCAGTCAGTTTGCAGCAGGTGAGTTATTTCAAAGCCCTTTATTTCCATAAGCATAGCTAGATGTCAGTAATTGCTATAGAAGTAAAATGTATAGAGGCTATATGCCTtgattttattgtgttttgttgatttttctgggCATTACTTGGGAAATGcgtttagaatttttttgttcatttatctgtGTTGCAGTCTTTCATGGAAAATGGCCTTGTGATGCtgaaatttttgttaaattttttaagattttatttatttatgagaggcagacagagagagagagagagagagaggcagagacacaggcagaggcagagggagaagtaggctccacgcagggagcctgatgtgggactccatcccaggtctccaggatcacaccctgggctgaaggcgttgctaaaccactgggccactggggctgcccaatttttgtTAAATCTAAAACcatcagggtgcctaggtggttcagtcaattgagcaactgccttagactcaggttatgatcccaggatcctgagattgaccCCTAATTGgtttccctgctcaacagggagcctgtttctccctcttcctctgtagcTCCCCATTTGTGTACTAGCGTGAGCTCTCtatctccccctctcaaataaataaatgaaatcttttttgggatgcctgggtggctcagcagttgagcatctgcctttggctcagggcctgatcccagattcccgggaTCAAgcgctgcatcaggctccttgcatggagcctgcttctcctccctttgcctgtgtctctgcctctctttctgtgtctctcatgaataaataaataaaatcttaaaaaaatttttaaatctaaaagcATATATCCTGAAACATTTTGATAATTAGTATCACGCGGTCATTGAGAAACATTATCTATACATAATTAAACACAAATGAAGGCAATAAGTGGTTTAGTTTCAATCCAGTTAATCCTAaactacatataatatataaatataaatttttgccATTGTAGCAAATATATTTTCacgttttattttaaaacttttttattcatctaagcaagctctacacccaacagaGGGCTCAAATTCACGacccctggagcacctgggtggctcagtggttgagtgcctactttcagctcagggttgtaatcccagggttctgggatgaagtcccgcattaggctccccaagGAGTCCGCAGAGGGAGaactctgcctatgtttctgcctctctctgtgtgtcataaataaataaatacatacatacatacatacatacatacatacatacatacaatcttttaaaagaa contains the following coding sequences:
- the LOC140633534 gene encoding protocadherin gamma-B3 isoform X9; the encoded protein is MGDRLGQKDSAGWRRMAFLFWLVLFSPVIPEQIRYTIPEELAMGSLVGNLAKDLGLGVQDLRTRNLRISAQKKFFTVSTENGDLLVSHRIDREQICGKKSTCVLEFEMVAEKPLNFFHISVVIQDVNDNPPTFSQSITELEISELALTGATFALESAQDSDVGVNSLQQYYLNPNPHFSLIQKENPDGSRYPELVVKTPLDREEQSCHHLVLTAVDEGDPARSCTTQIRVVVADANDNPPVFTQDVYRVSVLENLPVGSSVLSVMATDLDEGVNAEITYAFINIGNVVRQLFRLDSKTGELTTGGGLDFEERESYTIGVEAKDGGRHTAHCKIQIDILDENDNAPDVILDSESKHIQEDTELGTVVALIKTRDLDSGFNGEVFCQLKGKFPFKIVQDTKNTYKLVTDGALDREQTPEYNVTITVTDRGKPPLSSSISITLHIADVNDNAPVFQQASYVVHVAENNPPAASIAQVSASDPDLGPNGRVSYSIVASDLEPRALASYVSVSAQSGVVFAQRAFDHEQLRAFELTLQARDQGSPALSANVSLRVLVGDRNDNAPRVLYPALGPDGSALFDTVPRAAQPGYLVTKVVAVDADSGHNAWLSYHVLQASEPGLFSLGLRTGEVRTARALGDRDAARQRLLVAVRDGGQPPLSATATLLLVFADSLQEALPDVSERQAPADPQAELQFYLVVALALISVLFLLAVILAVALRLRRSSSSTTWGCFQTNVCSKTESGVISSYSEGTLPYSYNLCAASHSSKTDFKFLNIKPENVPPQDLLCNEASWFESTSIVDSQMTSNSVSLQQQAPPNTDWRFSQAQRPGTSGSQNGDETGTWPNNQFDTEMLQAMILASASEAADGSSTLGGGAGTMGLSARYGPQFTLQHVPDYRQNVYIPGSNATLTNAAGKRDGKAPAGGNGSKKKSGKKEKK